The following nucleotide sequence is from Nitrospira sp..
GGACCCCGTGTTCCAGCCTATCCCCATCGTGAAGACCAGCGAAAATGTTCCGGTGGCCAAGTGACGAGCGGCCACGACGGCACGGCGTAAAGAAGCCTCACGGAACGGCCGCTTCGGTCTCGAATTGGGAGGGAAGCGTCTCGTTGTCAATCGGAGATGATGCGGGAACCCGGCGACTTCGTCTTGAAAATTTGAATCGCGCTGTAGATGCCTTTGGCGGGGTGATTGAGGATCAGGCGCGAGTTCGTGATGTGGGTGTCGATCAGTTCGTACTGTCCGCCGCTATAATAGATGTCGCAGTCGTCGATCTCGCAGTTCTTGTACGCGTGGTTGTCCAATGACAGCTTCGCCTTACTGAACTTCTGTTGATCCACCAGAATATACTCAGGCGCGAATCCCACCGCAGTGCTCCTCAATGCCGCGCACTATAACAAGTCCGTTACCCAAGCGCAAACCTTCCTGTGCTTTCTCGGTATGGGCTGCGGACGATCCTCTGGGCGTGGCCCCTTGCCAGGATTTCGTCTTGATCCACCCTGGGGAGCCCGATAGAATGGCCCCGGCTTATTCAGATCACCACCTTCGCGTCTATTGTCGAGCGAGACTGCGGTCTTTCCCGCTGCTTCATCTGCTCACGATGGGATGAGGCCACGGATATTCTGTGAGGGCGCTCACCCGTCGTGAGGCTTGCACCTTCCTCACGGTTCGGATCTGTTCCATCATCGGTCAGCTGGATTCTCAGTTTCACCATTCTGCCAACAGGAGGAGAACACTGTGAGTGACTCAGCGATCATCACATTCGCGTTGGTAGCCGCCGCCGCCGGGATTGCCTATGGACTGTATCTGGCCACGTGGGTCTTTAAGCTGGATGCCGGAAATGCGGCTATGCAGGCCATCGCGAAAGCGATTCAAGAGGGAGCCGGTGCATACATGAATCGGCAGTACAGGACCGTCGGTGTCGTGGCGGCGGTGTTGTTCGTGGTGCTCTGGGGCGCCGGGGCCCTGTCCGACAAATTCGGTCTCTTGACTGCAGTCGGTTTTCTGGTCGGAGCCGGTGCCTCCGCGATCGCCGGGTATGTCGGGATGATTATCGCTGTGCGCGCAAATGTGCGGACTGCCCAGGCCGCGCATGAAGGCATGAACGCGGCCCTAACGGTGGCCTTCCGGGGCGGAGCCGTGACGGGCCTGCTGCTTATCGGGCTCGGGCTCCTTGCCATCACCGCGTTCTATACGTTGGCGGCGCAGATTGCGGGGCAGGAAAAGGCCATACATGCCTTGCTGAGTCTGGGATTCGGCGGCAGTTTGATCTCCGTCTTCGCCAGGGTCGGCGGCGGCATTTATACCAAGGCTGCGGACGTCGGGGCCGACCTGGTCGGAAAAGTGGAGGCCGGGATTCCGGAAGATGATCCTCGCAACCCGGCCGTCATCGCGGATAACGTGGGGGACAATGTCGGTGATTGTGCGGGCATGGCGGCGGACCTCTTCGAAACCTACGCGGTTACCACCGTTGCCGCCATGGTGCTGGCCTTTACCCTCTTCAAGGGAGTCAGTGCGCCGATTCTCTATCCGCTCGCCTTAGGAGCTGTGACCATCTTTGCGACGATTGTTGGCATCACGTTCGTCAAGGTGAGTCCCGGTGGGGATATTATGCCGGCGCTGTACAAGGGCTTGTTCGTTGCCGGTGGAATCGCGGCCGTGGCGTTCTTCCCAATCACAACCACCATCATGGATGGTGTGGGCGGCGTCAGCGGGGTGAGTTATTACATCGCGGCCTTGTTGGGCCTCGCCGTCACCCTGGCCTTGGTGTTCATTACCGATTACTACACGTCGAAGAGTTATGCGCCGGTGCAGGAAATCGCCAAGGCAAGCGAAACCGGCCACGCGACCAACATCATCGCCGGATTGGCGGTGGGGATGCAATCGACCGCGGCACCGGTGGTTGTGATCGCCGCGGCCATCCTGGTGAGTTTCTGGGTCTGTGGCGGGGCGGCATCCGGCGGCCTGTACGGCGTGGCGGTGGCGGCAGTGTCTATGCTGTCGATGGCCGGGATCGTGGTGGCGATCGATGCCTTCGGTCCCATCACCGACAATGCCGGGGGCATTGCGGAGATGTCGCATTTGGGGAAGGCGGTCCGGGATATCACCGATCCGCTCGATGCCGTCGGCAACACGACCAAGGCCGTCACCAAGGGGTATGCGATCGGGTCGGCGGGGTTGGCGGCGGTAGTGCTGTTCGCGGAGTATGCGCGGGAAGTGGCGGCTCACAATCCGGCGTCGGCTGCGTTCGATCTGTCGGATCCCAAGGTGTTGGTGGGTCTCTTCCTGGGCGGCATGTTGCCGTTTCTATTCGGCGCACTCTGCATGAAGGCGGTCGGGCAGGCCGGCGGGTTAGTCGTGGAAGAAGTGCGACGGCAGTTTCGAACGATCAAGGGCATCATGGAAGGGACGGGAAAACCCGAGTATGGCACCTGCGTCGATATCGTGACGCAGGCGGCGATTCAGAAGATGATGGTTCCAGGGTTGATTCCGGTCGCTTCGCCCATCATTGTAGGAGTCGTGCTCGGGCCCCAAGCTTTGGGCGGCATGTTGGTGGGCAGCATCGTGACCGGCCTGTTCGTGGCGATCTCGATGACGAGCGGTGGTGGAGCATGGGACAATGCCAAGAAATACATCGAGGAACAGGGCAAGAAGGGCAGCGACACCCACAAGGCGGCGGTCACGGGAGATACGGTCGGCGATCCGTACAAAGACACGGCGGGTCCAGCCGTGAATCCTATGATCAAGGTGATCAACATCGTCGCGTTGTTGATTGTTTCCTTAATCGCCCGTTGAAGTGTGCGTCGGTCTGTTCTTTGCGCAGGGGGCCTTCGGCTTGACGGCTTCGACGACCCTGGAGTAAGGTGGCTAGAGGTTATGGGTTGGAACAATTCCTGAGAGGCTGGAGGTGCTCCGATGGAGAAACAAGAGAGGAGACCGGAAACCAGGAAAGAGTCCCATTCCAAGGATGAGGTTAAACCGAATCCGAAGGTCGTCGAATCCGGCAAGAAGTTGAAAGAAGATATCGATAAACTTGTCGATGAAATCGATGATGTACTCGAGAAAAATGCTGAAGAGTTCGTGAAGAACTACGTACAAAAGGGAGGGGAATAACGCCCCTCCCCTGTCGCCTGTGCCTCTGTGTCGTTCATGCCGGACGGTCCTCTTCTCCGCTCAGAGCCGGTCTGCCTCTTCGTCCAGGCTGACGTGAGACGCAGTCCTCCCCTGTTTGACAAAGCTGGGACGAGCCGATAACATTCCCCTTACTTCTCAGCCACTTCCGCCTATTTCGATACGAGACGCATGGCGAAGCAGGAAAAACTGTGGGTCTTCCAGCAGCCCGATCCGGCCTTGCAGGATAGGTTGTCGAGAGGCCTATCGATCTCGCCGGTGACCGCGTCCGTGTTGTTGGCACGCGGAATTAAGTCGACTGCAGAGGCTAATCAGTGGCTCTCGATCGATCACGGCGGGCTGCACGACCCATTCCTTCTTCCCGACATGGAGCATGCCGTGGAGCGGCTGCACCTGGCCCTCTCTCGGCAGGAGCGCGTCTGTTTTTACGGTGACTACGACGTCGATGGCGTCTCGGCCACGAGTCTGTATCTCTCGTTCTATAAGGGTTTAGGGGGTACTGCTTGTGCCTACATTCCCCATCGTCTACGCGAAGGGTACGGCCTGAATGAGGGGGCCGTCAGGCGCTTGGCTCAGGAGGGGGTGACACTCTTGGTGACGTCGGATTGCGGCACCACCTCCCACCGTGAAATTGATGTGGCTCGGCAACTCGGGATGGATGTCGTAGTGACCGATCACCACCAGACCGATGACAGGATGCCGGCCGCCCTGGCTGTTCTCAACCCCCATCGACAGGACGCTTCCTATCCCTTCAAGGGGCTGTGCTCGGCCGGGTTGGCGTATAAAGTCGTGTTGGCATATGAGCGACGCTACGGATCGGGGGATGTCGATGCCGCTTCCTGTC
It contains:
- a CDS encoding sodium-translocating pyrophosphatase yields the protein MSDSAIITFALVAAAAGIAYGLYLATWVFKLDAGNAAMQAIAKAIQEGAGAYMNRQYRTVGVVAAVLFVVLWGAGALSDKFGLLTAVGFLVGAGASAIAGYVGMIIAVRANVRTAQAAHEGMNAALTVAFRGGAVTGLLLIGLGLLAITAFYTLAAQIAGQEKAIHALLSLGFGGSLISVFARVGGGIYTKAADVGADLVGKVEAGIPEDDPRNPAVIADNVGDNVGDCAGMAADLFETYAVTTVAAMVLAFTLFKGVSAPILYPLALGAVTIFATIVGITFVKVSPGGDIMPALYKGLFVAGGIAAVAFFPITTTIMDGVGGVSGVSYYIAALLGLAVTLALVFITDYYTSKSYAPVQEIAKASETGHATNIIAGLAVGMQSTAAPVVVIAAAILVSFWVCGGAASGGLYGVAVAAVSMLSMAGIVVAIDAFGPITDNAGGIAEMSHLGKAVRDITDPLDAVGNTTKAVTKGYAIGSAGLAAVVLFAEYAREVAAHNPASAAFDLSDPKVLVGLFLGGMLPFLFGALCMKAVGQAGGLVVEEVRRQFRTIKGIMEGTGKPEYGTCVDIVTQAAIQKMMVPGLIPVASPIIVGVVLGPQALGGMLVGSIVTGLFVAISMTSGGGAWDNAKKYIEEQGKKGSDTHKAAVTGDTVGDPYKDTAGPAVNPMIKVINIVALLIVSLIAR
- a CDS encoding ubiquitin-like protein Pup, which produces MEKQERRPETRKESHSKDEVKPNPKVVESGKKLKEDIDKLVDEIDDVLEKNAEEFVKNYVQKGGE